The region GTTAGGGGGATATGGAAGCTGTCGTAGAGTAATTCTTGGAGTTCAGCTAATTGTTGTTGAATATCGAAATCCACCGTCTGACCGGGCACAACGGCGCTATTCTCAGTTACTTCGGGATTGGCACTCTCTCGGCGGGTCATAGGGTTATCTAGGCGCTTGACGGGGCAAATAGAACAAAATTTAAGACAGTTTTAAGGCAATTTATCTAGGGGGATGGGTAGGAAGAACAAATATCGGCCAAAATCGAGGGAGGAACGAGATGATCCACACTACCACCGAACTTGGCAATTTCTTTGACAATACTACTACTTAAAAAGCTATATTCCTTGGCAGTGGCCAAAAATACGGTTTCTACTCCGTCCCAAAGGGTTTGGTTGGTGTGGGCCATTTGTAACTCCTTCTCAAAGTCCGACAGGACCCGCAGACCCCGCAATAGCACCGTTGCTTGTTTTTGCTTGGCGTAGTCCACCGTCAGTCCATTGAAACTATCAACGGTCACATTAGCCAGGTGTTGGGTGCAGTGGCGGATCTGCTCCAGTCGCTTTTCCACCGAAAATAAGGGTTGCTTGCTGGGATTACAGAGCACGGCGACAATGATTTGCTCAAACAAACCACTACCCCGCTCAATAATGTCCAGATGACCGAGGGTAATAGGGTCAAAACTACCAGGATAAATAGCGATCACAGCAAAAATTGTTGGAAAAAAAGTAAATTAAATCAAGAAAAATCGCCGATCAAGTAAGGGGAAAACCCTGGGCAAATTGGCTTCATTGTGGAGGGTGGCCGGCAAACATGCAACTCTTTCCGCGCAATAGCCACCAGAATCACCATGGTGTCTCCCCCAATTTTGTTAAGATACAGAGAAAATTCAATTTAGTTTTCCCTCTCTTTTATTACCTTAATTTTATTGGCTTAAGTTTTGTCATCCTTTCCTGGATATTAAAACTGGCAAGGGGATAATCACCAACGGCTGAGGGCAAACATAAACGGTTTAAACAATCAAGGTTTCCAGGGTGAATTTTTTTCCCGTGGGGAGCATAACCTATTACCTTGGCTAGTTTTGCCGTTGATTGTTGTGACAATCTCTTTACTTCCGCCCAATCTCCGTCGAGTCAAAACATGGATTCTAACCACTCCCTAGAAAATTTTCTCCGCAATGTCATTAATAAATTTCATCGGGCTTTGACGTTGCGGGAAACCCTCCAGGTGATTGTGGAGGAAGCTCAGCTATTTTTAGGGGTGGACCGGGTAAAAGTTTATCAATTTGCAACTGACGGTAGTGGTGAAGTACTAGCAGAGGCGGTGGACAAAGCCATTTTGCCTTCCCTATTGGGGCTCCATTTCCCTGCAGACGACATTCCCCCCCACGCCAGGGAGGAGTTGGGTGTGCAACGAAAAATGATTGCAGTGGATGTGGCCCACCGTCGTAAAAGGTCCCATGATTTGTCTGGTCACATCAGCATCAGCACCATGGACTACCTGAACACCCGTTATATGGAAGTGGATAGTTGCCATATTCAATATCTTCTGACCATGGGGGTGCTATCTTCCCTCACGGTGCCCATCATGCAGGATCAACAACTGTGGGGCATTATGGCCATACACCACAGTAAGCCCCGGCGTTTCACAGAGCAGGAATGGGAAACCATGGCTCTCCTCAGTAAGGAGATTTCCCTGGCCATCACCCAGTCCCAACTCAGTGAGCGAGTCCATCAGCAACAAATCCAAGAAGCTCTAGTCCAACGCCTAGAAAGCACTGTGGCCCAGTATGGCGATCGCCCGGAAACATGGCAGTATGCGCTGCAGATAGTGGGGAAAGCCATGGAAGCGGATGGAGCAGTGCTCTACATTGCCCCGGATCTCACAGGGGCTTCGGCCCAGTATTACCAATGGAATCTCAATTTTGATTGGGGAGAATGGCTGGAAACTGCCCTCTGGCAGGAGTTGATGCGGGGAAAACCAATGGCGGCGGAGCCCCCCACTCCAGTGCAGTCTCTTTGGGAAAAACCAAAATTTTTCACTAGTGTGAAACCCTCCCATACCAACAATTGTGTCCCCCAGGGCTACACCCTCAGTGAATTGGGCCAAAAGGGCAATTGGGACGCTCCGGCGGAGGCATTGGGTGCGGAAGATTTTCAATCTTTTTTGGTGGTGCCCCTGACGGCGGATCAGCAATGGGTGGGGGGACTAATCTTTCTACGCAAAGAACAATCTCTGGTGAAAAATTGGGCCGGGAAAAGAATAGTTGATCGCCGCAATATGTTGCCTCGCCTTTCCTTTGAAGCCTGGCAGGAAACCCAAAGGCTAATGCCCATTTGGGAAGAAGCAGAGCGCAAACTAGCCCAGGTGGCCGGCACCCAGCTTTATATGGCCATTACCCAACAGTTTGTCACCAGATTAATTACCCAACAAACGGCCTACGATCCCCTCACCCAATTGCCCAATTGGATTATTTTCAACCGGCAACTAACCCTGGCCCTGCTCGATGCCCTCTACGAAGGCAAAATGGTAGGGGTTTTGGTCATTGCCATGGATAGATTCAAACGCATTAACGAAAGCTTTGGTCATAAAATTGGCGATAGCCTGTTGCAGGAGGTGGCCGATCGCCTTAAACAAAAAGTAGCTCCTCTGAGCGCCTACACCCCACTATTGTCCCGTTGGCACGGGGACGGTTTTACGGTTCTGCTGACCAAAATTAGTGATAAGCAAGAAATTATTCCCCTGTGCGAAACCCTACTGGGCACCTTCCAAGAGCCGTTTTTCATTGAAGGACAACCCATTTACCTCACCGCTAGCACGGGCATCAGCATGGCTCCCTACGATGGCGAAACTGCTGAATCTTTGCTCAAGTTTGCTGAGATTGCCCTGACTAGAGCTAAATGCCAGGGAAAAAATACCTATCAGTTTTATCTGCCCCAGGATTCTTCGCCGACGCTTGATCGCCTGACCTTGGAATCAGACCTGCGACGGGCATTGGTAAATGGGGAATTTGTGCTCTATTTTCAGCCCCAGGTGGCCCTGGATACGGGCAAATTGATGGGCATGGAAGCGTTGGTGCGTTGGCAACATCCCCGTCTGGGCCAGGTGGCCCCCGATGTATTTATTCCGTTGGCGGAGGAGTTGGGCTTAATTCATAACCTTGGACAATGGGTGCTGGAAATGGCCTGTGCCACCCACCAGCATTTTTACCGAGAAACGGGAAGGCGGTTACGCATGGCGGTCAATATTTCAGCCCGCCAGTTCCAGGACGATAAATGGCTCAATTCAGTTTTGGATTGTTTGGAACACACGGCCATGCCACCGGAGGATCTGGAGTTAGAAATTACCGAAAGCTTGATGATGGAGGACATTAAGGGGACGGTGAAACTACTCCATCGTCTGCGGGAAGAGGGGGTACAAGTGGCGATCGATGATTTTGGCACCGGCTATTCTTCCCTGAGTATGCTCAAGCAACTGCCCATTCACCGTCTCAAAATCGATAAATCCTTTGTGGACGATTTACTTAATGAGGGGGCCGACACTGCCATTGTTCAATATGTGATCGATTTGGCTAAGGGTCTAAATTTAGAAATTGTGGCCGAAGGCATTGAATCGGAAGCCCAACTGCAACGTCTCCGCAAAATGGGCTGTCACCTGGGCCAGGGCTATTTTGTTACCAGACCCCTGCCGGCAGAGGCCATGATGACCTATCTGTTTTATCCCCAAATTCTTGATTTTGGCCCCACTCCAGCGGCGCCGCAAACGTCCGCATCCCCACCAGAATCGGATTCGGCCCAGGGTCAGGGAAGTATGGACGCCAAAGATCTCCCTTTACCCAATTCCCTCAACCGAGAAAATCCTTGGACGGAAAAACTGCACGACTACGTTTCCCTCAAGGAACGCCTACAACAGCGCAATACCAAGGAAAAATTGGTGCTGAAAATCGCTAATAAGATCCGTTCTTCCCTTAATATCAACGATATTTTGGATTCCACTGTCACTGAAGTGAGGCAATTCTTAAACACTGACCGGGTGCTGTTATTTAAATTTAATTCCCGGTGGTCGGGGCGGGTGGTGATGGAATCCCGGAATGATTTTTGCCAATCGATCATTAATGAGGAAATTGACGACCCCTGTTTTAAGGGCCATTATCTGCGGCTTTACCGGGAAGGTAGAGTAAGGGCCGTGTCTGACATTGAAAAGGCTGACTTGGCGGAATGTCACAAGGAGTTACTGCGCCATTATCAGGTCAAGGCTAATTTGGTGGTGCCGGTGGTTTTTAATGAAAATCTTTGGGGTTTGCTCATTGCCCACGAATGCAAAGCCCCCCGTTATTGGCAAGAAGAGGATCTGCAACTGTTGATGGAGTTGGCAACCCAGGTGGCGATCGCCATTCATCAGGGAGAGTTGTATGAACAACTGGAAACCGCCAACATCAGATTGCAACAAATTTCTTCCTTGGATGCCCTCACCCAGGTGGCTAATCGCTATCTATTTAATTCCACCCTGGAACGGGAATGGCAAAGATTACAACGGGTTAAGGAGCCCTTAGCCCTGCTACTTTGTGACGTGGATTTTTTCAAAGGTTTTAATGACAATTACGGCCATCCCGCCGGCGATCGATGCCTGAAAAAAATTGCTAGTGTTATGGCCAAAGTGGCCAAAAGACCAACGGATTTAGTTGCCCGCTACGGGGGAGAAGAATTTGGCATCATCCTTTCCCAAACCGAACTCCAGGGAGCTATTCATGTGGCGGAAGCCCTCCAAACAGAAGTGGCTAACTTGGCCATTCCTCACACTGAATCCGACACCGGCTATGTCACCCTCAGTATTGGCATTGCTGTCTGCTTGCCCGATCGCCATGGCAGTCCCCACGCCCTGGTCAAAGCGGCGGATTTAGTCCTCTATGAAGCGAAGGCCAATGGTCGAAATCAATGGCGGACCTACGAGGAGGCCCAATTACCCCCGGTTGAGGCAGAAGTGTAACCAACCATAACTGACCTGCTTGCCGAAGCCATCAAACAATAAAATTAATCCCTTCCCCCTGGGCCGCCTGCCAACTGCGGGCATCGTAATAGAGGTCGGCCAAAGTGATCGAATAGAGAGCTTTGATGAATTTTTGGTGCAATTGTCGCCACACACTCAGGGTGACCCAATCCTCTGCCAAAGTTTGGTCATTCCTATATTGGGGAAATGGTTCCAAACTTTCTTCTAGAGCTGCTAATATTTGCCCCAGGGAAATTTGGTCCGGGGCCTGGGCCAATTGATAACCTCCCCTCATCCCCCGATAGGCATTAACTATGCCCGCCCGTCGTAAGGTAATCAACAGTTTTTCCAAATAGGGCCCAGGAATATTCTGTCGCTCGGCGATCGCCTTCACCGAAGCAGGACCGTAGTCTGGTTGTAGAGCTAAATCCAGCAAGGCTTTAACACTGTAATGGCTTTTTGTTGTCAACTTCATCCCTTTAGTATAGAAGCCATCCTTGCCCATCAACTATCCCATTAAATTAACTATTTATTTAAATAAATTAGATAATTATTGCTAGAAACGTGTAATATAAGCAGGGTAGCAAGGGGAAAAAGAGTCCATTATTCCCTCGACTAATCTCACCTTGCTTCCCAACCCTGATCAATCTCAATCACTGAAAACTTTAATGGCTAAATCAAACGCAACCAAGCCCTTAACCGGCGAAGCATTGCTCGAGAAAGTTAAAGAATTAGGAGATCTTCCCAAAGAAGAGAAAGCCAAAATCTGCGGTTATGTAACTTCCACCAAAAAAGGCCTGCCTCGGGTCAATATGATGAAGTTCTACAACGCCTTAATGGATGCCCAAGGCATTGATTTAGATAGTTCTTCCTCTGGCCAAGGTCGGGGAGGGCGTTCCGCCAGTTACCGCATTAGCGTGCAATCCAATGGCAATCTTCTCATTGGCGCCGCCTACACTAAAAAAATGAGTCTCAACGTAGGAGATGAATTTGAAATTACCCTCGGCCGCAAACATATTCACCTCAAGCAGGTAGGGGCCGACGACGAGGAAGAGTAAGGTTAATTTCCTGGAGCTAATGGGGGGTAGAATTTAAGGAGGACATCTTCCTGTAATTCCCCATTAACTTGCGGGCATTTGCAGGGGCCAGGCAGAAAAATTATTGTCAGTGGCCCTTTGGTAATGGGAAGTTCATGCCCCTTTTGCTAAGTTAACCTCCCTTACCATGAAAATTACTTTTAAAGTGCAACGACAGCAGGGCAACGGCGATCGCCATTGGCAGAATTATGCATTGGAGGTTGATGCCCAGACCACCGTCCTAGACTGTTTGAATCAAATTAAATGGCAACAGGATGGTAGTCTCGCCTTTCGCAAAAACTGTCGCAATGCCATCTGTGGTAGCTGTACTCTGCGGGTTAATGATCGCCCAGTATTGGCCTGTAAAGAAAGCATTAAAAATTTAGAACAGTGGCTCACCGATAGTAACCAGGAAAATACCGGCATTTTCACCATTAGTCCCCTGGGGAATTTACCTGTCATTAAGGATTTGGTGGTGAATATGGACGAATTTTTTGCCGGCTTGGATGCGGTTTATCCCTACCTAATCAATAAGCGTCAAGGGGAAAACGACTCGGAATTTCGCCAGTCACCGGAGCAACGGGCCGCCCTCAATGATGTGAGTAACTGTGTGCTTTGTGGGGTTTGCTATTCTGACTGCGACGCCAAAAAGAAAAATGACAATTTTGTTGGCCCCCATGCCTTGGCCAAGGCCCACCGTTTAGTTTTGGATAATCGGGATATGGCCAGTAAGGCCCGGCTTGAAGCCCTAGGAAAAGATAAACAAGGGGTGTGGGGGTGTAACAACTGTCGGATGTGTAGTGATTCTTGCCCCACCGGAGTGGCTCCCCTTTCCCAAATTGAAGCTTTAAAAGTTCGTTTATTTGACCTCATGGATCATCTTTAAGACACAGTAATCCCCAAGCGCTATTCAGAAATTAGTTCGGGGGTTTCTGTTACCGGTGCATAGTCTTCACCGTGGAGCACAAAGGGTAAACCCGCCCCAGCCAGACCCTTTTGGATGTGATTGGGAGTCTGCCCAAAAATAATGAATAGGGGACAAATTTCCTCTGCCGCTTCGCTGAACATGTGTTTTTCCTGGGGGGGCATCAGCCATTCATAGTCCTGGTCTAGGTAAATTTGACTCCGGCGCCAACGACTGAGCAGATCGGAAAAATTTTCTTCTGGGCGGTGAATGAAAACCAAGATTTCTGAGCCTAATTTCACCTGCCATTCTGGATCACACATTAAAATCGCCAGGTCACAGGGAATTACCTTCGCTAAGGGAGTGGTTTGTCGGCCTCCTTGGTGAGCATCATTGAGGGGCAGATAACGCAAACGAACAATGGGCAAGGGAATGGTGATAATACTTTGTTCGGGTCGCCGTAAACTGGGCAATTTTTCCAGGTAGGGTCGATATTGGCGCAACAGGGCGATCGCCCCTTCCCTATCGGTGAAATCTGCTAAGAGGGCATCGTAATCATTTTTTTTACCGGACACGGAATCAACACCTCCTGTTTAGAATCTCGGCTTACCCCATTTTAACGGTGGTTAGTTGCCGCCCTATGGGTTGAGTAGCGCAGCTAACTTTTGGACTAAGCTTTGCAATGACAGAAGTGGGAACGGCAACAAGACAAAAGTTTTATTAAGCAAGGTTCTGTTTTTAGATAGCTGGGTTACCATGGCGGAAACTGCGTTGGAGCAACAAAACCGTGTCTGACCATACCGCCCAGATCAATGACCTCTGCCAAGCGTTGGAAACCCTAGACCAAGCGGAAACGGTGCAAGGAGCAGAATACCGGGAACAAGCCCAGGCTTTCTTGGCTAATTCTTCCGTCGCCCTACGGCTCAAAACGGCGATCGCCGATCTGTTGATGCAGGCCAATCAACGTTTAGTGCTCAAAACTGTCCAAGGGGAAGACAGCTACTAAAAATTTCAGGTTTTCGCTTAGGAACCCTAGGTTTGCCTGCCGAATTTTAGGCCAGAAAAAACCATCTGGTCATGGCAACCAAATGGTAGAGGCAAGATTGTCCCGGAAGACTTACCCCATTTTCTGGGGGAGACAGGAAAAAACTCTCTCCCCGGTGGTAGGCCTAGGTGAGGCTAAAAACGATCACAAAGCCCAACACCGCTCCGAACACAATGAGGGCATAGAATTGGGCCCGACCATTTTCCAGATACTTTAAACCCTCCCCACTAACCAGGGTAACCAGACCAGTGAGGTTGACTGCCCCGTCAATTACTTTGTAGTCCACCTCCATAATTTGGCGGGCTAACCGACGGGAACCTTGGACAAACAATTTGTCGTAAAAGTCGTCGAAGTACCATTTGTTTAGAGATAGTTGGTACAAAGAGGGAAACTTTTCTGCCAACACTTTGGGGTCGAGTTTGTGTTTCCAATACATTAGGGAAGCCACGGTGATACCAATTAAAGCAATACCAATGGAATTGCCGGCCATGATGTAAAATTCGCCCCATTCAAATTCAGCGGCGTGTTTCACCACTTCTCCCGGTGCATGGATAAAGGCTTCAAATTGGTTGGCCCAGGGTCGTCCCAAGAGACCAATGAGGACTGAAGGAACAGCCAAGGCCATCAGGGGAAAGGTCATGGTCAGGGGAGATTCATGGGGGTCACTGCTGTGCCCATGGTCGTCATGCCCTGCCTCATGGTCTAATTCCTTCACGTTCATGGCTCCCGGCCCAAAGTTGGGCAGTAAACCGTAAAAGCGTAGAACCCCATCTTTGGCTTCCTGGTCATTGCCCCGAAAACCCCCTTCAAAGGTCATGAAATACATCCGGAACATGTAAAAAGCGGTCATGCCGGCGGTGGCCCAACCCACAAACCAGAGCAGAGGATTGGCTTGGAAAGCGAGGCCGAGAATTTCGTCCTTAGACCAGAAGCCCGCAAAGGGAGGAATGCCACAAATAGCCAAAGTTCCAATCAGGAAACAGGTGGCTGTGATGGGCATATATTTCCTTAACCCTCCCATAATGCGCATATCCTGGGCCAGAATTGGATCGTGGCCCACTACCCCTTCCATGCCGTGAATGACGGAACCGGAGCAGAGGAACAGCATCGCTTTGAAATAGGCGTGGGTCATGAGGTGGAATAACCCGGCGGAATAGGCCCCAATGCCCATGGCCATAACCATATAACCCAACTGGGAAATGGTGGAATAGGCTAAGCCCTTTTTGATGTCGTTCTGGGTTAAAGCAATGGTGGCCCCCAGGAAGGCGGTGAAACAACCGGTGAAGGCAATGGTATTCATCACTACCGGAATCGGTTCAAACACTGGATACATGCGGGCAACGAGAAATACTCCCGCCGCTACCATGGTGGCCGCATGGATCAAAGCAGAAATGGGGGTGGGCCCTTCCATGGCGTCCGGTAACCAGACATGGAGAGGAAATTGGGCCGATTTGGCCACGGGGCCGAGGAAAACCAAAATGGCCAGAATGGCGGCGATCGCCCCGCTGAGCACACCGGAGGAAACTAAACTTTCCAGGTGTTCCCCAATGGTGCCAAAGTCAAAACTGCCGGTGGCCCAGTAGAGCCCAAGGATACCTAGTAATAGGCCAAAATCCCCCACTCGGTTGGTGACAAAAGCTTTTTGACAAGCGTCAGCAGCGGCTTTGCGGTCATACCAAAAACCGATCAGCAGATAGGAACACATCCCCACCAATTCCCAAAAAATATAAACCTGCACCAAATTGGGGCTAATCACCAACCCCAGCATGGAGGAGGCAAAAAGGCTGAGATAGGCATAAAACCTCACATAACCCGGATCGTGGGCCATGTAGCCATCGGTGTAGATCATCACCAGCAGGGCCACGGAGGTTACAATCACCAGCATTAAAGCACTGAGGTGATCGATCACATAACCCATTTCCAAATGGAAACTCCCCGCCGATGCCCATTCGATCATTTGGGAATAGCTGGCATGGCCTTGGATTTGATCCCAGAGCAAAGCCCCAGACATTACCAATGCAGCCCCTAAACAGGAAATGATGAAAACAGCGTTGATTTGCCGTAGTTTATTGGTTGCTTGATTGAAAGAAATGAGGCCAATGCCAACTACCGTTGCGCCAAATAGGGGCAGGACGGGAATTAGCCAGGCTAATTGATAGAGTAGTTCCATCTTGAAACCTTGGTTAACGAAGTTGCCTATATGTTATTGATACCGCGTTCATTGTTGCACGGAGCGTTATTTTTGCCGCATTTCGCTGTCAGGGTAAGCTAGTTTTCACTCAAAAAAGTTAGGTTGGGACTAATTCATTGGGGCGCAAACGGCTCCATTTACCCATTTCTTGTAAAAAACTGTCGCAACCTACCACATCCCATTCCATTTCGATGCCATGGTCGGGGGTACGAATATTGACGTTGATAGAAGGGTTGACCGGATCAAAATCCGGGCGATCGCTCAAATGGGGTTGTTGATGTTGATGTTCCACTGCATGGTAGGTTACACAGCGGTCTACGTAATGGCAGTTCACACAAATACACATGGTAAACCTCAATTTTTGCCTATTTTTCGCTACTCTAGCTTAGACTGATGGATTGTGCCGCCATTGAAAACTGTCCTGGGGTAACGGTTATTGATTATGCTTTGTCCTGTGAGCCACCTGGCTGATTTACGTCAACAGGTTCCCTTTGATCTGGCTCTACTTCCTTCCCAGGCTTGTTTGGTCGGTGGTGCAGTGCGGGATGCCCTACTGGGTAGACGGCGGGAATATTTGGATTGGGATTTTGTGGTACCCAGTGGGGCCATTGAAACGGCCTCGGCGATCGCCAGTCAATATCGAGCTGGTTTTGTGGTGTTGGATAAGGCCCGACAGATCGCTCGGGTGGTGTTTGCCCATGGCACGGTGGATTTTGCCCAACAGGAAGGAAAAAGTTTAGAACAGGATTTGGCCCGCAGGGATTTCACCGTTAATGCCATCGCCTATAACTTCCAGCAAAATCGACTCATTGATCCGTTGGCGGGGGTGGGGGATT is a window of Synechocystis sp. PCC 7338 DNA encoding:
- the coaD gene encoding pantetheine-phosphate adenylyltransferase encodes the protein MIAIYPGSFDPITLGHLDIIERGSGLFEQIIVAVLCNPSKQPLFSVEKRLEQIRHCTQHLANVTVDSFNGLTVDYAKQKQATVLLRGLRVLSDFEKELQMAHTNQTLWDGVETVFLATAKEYSFLSSSIVKEIAKFGGSVDHLVPPSILADICSSYPSP
- a CDS encoding diguanylate cyclase domain-containing protein; this encodes MDSNHSLENFLRNVINKFHRALTLRETLQVIVEEAQLFLGVDRVKVYQFATDGSGEVLAEAVDKAILPSLLGLHFPADDIPPHAREELGVQRKMIAVDVAHRRKRSHDLSGHISISTMDYLNTRYMEVDSCHIQYLLTMGVLSSLTVPIMQDQQLWGIMAIHHSKPRRFTEQEWETMALLSKEISLAITQSQLSERVHQQQIQEALVQRLESTVAQYGDRPETWQYALQIVGKAMEADGAVLYIAPDLTGASAQYYQWNLNFDWGEWLETALWQELMRGKPMAAEPPTPVQSLWEKPKFFTSVKPSHTNNCVPQGYTLSELGQKGNWDAPAEALGAEDFQSFLVVPLTADQQWVGGLIFLRKEQSLVKNWAGKRIVDRRNMLPRLSFEAWQETQRLMPIWEEAERKLAQVAGTQLYMAITQQFVTRLITQQTAYDPLTQLPNWIIFNRQLTLALLDALYEGKMVGVLVIAMDRFKRINESFGHKIGDSLLQEVADRLKQKVAPLSAYTPLLSRWHGDGFTVLLTKISDKQEIIPLCETLLGTFQEPFFIEGQPIYLTASTGISMAPYDGETAESLLKFAEIALTRAKCQGKNTYQFYLPQDSSPTLDRLTLESDLRRALVNGEFVLYFQPQVALDTGKLMGMEALVRWQHPRLGQVAPDVFIPLAEELGLIHNLGQWVLEMACATHQHFYRETGRRLRMAVNISARQFQDDKWLNSVLDCLEHTAMPPEDLELEITESLMMEDIKGTVKLLHRLREEGVQVAIDDFGTGYSSLSMLKQLPIHRLKIDKSFVDDLLNEGADTAIVQYVIDLAKGLNLEIVAEGIESEAQLQRLRKMGCHLGQGYFVTRPLPAEAMMTYLFYPQILDFGPTPAAPQTSASPPESDSAQGQGSMDAKDLPLPNSLNRENPWTEKLHDYVSLKERLQQRNTKEKLVLKIANKIRSSLNINDILDSTVTEVRQFLNTDRVLLFKFNSRWSGRVVMESRNDFCQSIINEEIDDPCFKGHYLRLYREGRVRAVSDIEKADLAECHKELLRHYQVKANLVVPVVFNENLWGLLIAHECKAPRYWQEEDLQLLMELATQVAIAIHQGELYEQLETANIRLQQISSLDALTQVANRYLFNSTLEREWQRLQRVKEPLALLLCDVDFFKGFNDNYGHPAGDRCLKKIASVMAKVAKRPTDLVARYGGEEFGIILSQTELQGAIHVAEALQTEVANLAIPHTESDTGYVTLSIGIAVCLPDRHGSPHALVKAADLVLYEAKANGRNQWRTYEEAQLPPVEAEV
- a CDS encoding RrF2 family transcriptional regulator; the protein is MGKDGFYTKGMKLTTKSHYSVKALLDLALQPDYGPASVKAIAERQNIPGPYLEKLLITLRRAGIVNAYRGMRGGYQLAQAPDQISLGQILAALEESLEPFPQYRNDQTLAEDWVTLSVWRQLHQKFIKALYSITLADLYYDARSWQAAQGEGINFIV
- a CDS encoding AbrB family transcriptional regulator, with the translated sequence MAKSNATKPLTGEALLEKVKELGDLPKEEKAKICGYVTSTKKGLPRVNMMKFYNALMDAQGIDLDSSSSGQGRGGRSASYRISVQSNGNLLIGAAYTKKMSLNVGDEFEITLGRKHIHLKQVGADDEEE
- the sdhB gene encoding succinate dehydrogenase iron-sulfur subunit — its product is MKITFKVQRQQGNGDRHWQNYALEVDAQTTVLDCLNQIKWQQDGSLAFRKNCRNAICGSCTLRVNDRPVLACKESIKNLEQWLTDSNQENTGIFTISPLGNLPVIKDLVVNMDEFFAGLDAVYPYLINKRQGENDSEFRQSPEQRAALNDVSNCVLCGVCYSDCDAKKKNDNFVGPHALAKAHRLVLDNRDMASKARLEALGKDKQGVWGCNNCRMCSDSCPTGVAPLSQIEALKVRLFDLMDHL
- a CDS encoding NAD(P)H-quinone oxidoreductase subunit 5 translates to MELLYQLAWLIPVLPLFGATVVGIGLISFNQATNKLRQINAVFIISCLGAALVMSGALLWDQIQGHASYSQMIEWASAGSFHLEMGYVIDHLSALMLVIVTSVALLVMIYTDGYMAHDPGYVRFYAYLSLFASSMLGLVISPNLVQVYIFWELVGMCSYLLIGFWYDRKAAADACQKAFVTNRVGDFGLLLGILGLYWATGSFDFGTIGEHLESLVSSGVLSGAIAAILAILVFLGPVAKSAQFPLHVWLPDAMEGPTPISALIHAATMVAAGVFLVARMYPVFEPIPVVMNTIAFTGCFTAFLGATIALTQNDIKKGLAYSTISQLGYMVMAMGIGAYSAGLFHLMTHAYFKAMLFLCSGSVIHGMEGVVGHDPILAQDMRIMGGLRKYMPITATCFLIGTLAICGIPPFAGFWSKDEILGLAFQANPLLWFVGWATAGMTAFYMFRMYFMTFEGGFRGNDQEAKDGVLRFYGLLPNFGPGAMNVKELDHEAGHDDHGHSSDPHESPLTMTFPLMALAVPSVLIGLLGRPWANQFEAFIHAPGEVVKHAAEFEWGEFYIMAGNSIGIALIGITVASLMYWKHKLDPKVLAEKFPSLYQLSLNKWYFDDFYDKLFVQGSRRLARQIMEVDYKVIDGAVNLTGLVTLVSGEGLKYLENGRAQFYALIVFGAVLGFVIVFSLT
- a CDS encoding Ycf34 family protein; amino-acid sequence: MCICVNCHYVDRCVTYHAVEHQHQQPHLSDRPDFDPVNPSINVNIRTPDHGIEMEWDVVGCDSFLQEMGKWSRLRPNELVPT